Proteins from a single region of Schistocerca gregaria isolate iqSchGreg1 chromosome 3, iqSchGreg1.2, whole genome shotgun sequence:
- the LOC126355646 gene encoding uncharacterized protein LOC126355646, producing METYKQYQKKYRQLTRKAKVISVNRPTGYSNQKSKTTWHITNSERYRQNSWLNHAKTCGQPSPSMFLEPVTKTELIKIIQKFKPKSLRWTTFLEKHNILIPTQHGFQNEKSTETSISSLTESVIDSLDKRNSAPAMFLDLSKAIDIIICTSLIEKLESYCIR from the exons ATGGAAACATATAAACAGTATCAGAAGAAGTATAGGCAATTAACAAGAAAAGCAAAAGTTATTTCAGTAAACAGACCCACAGGATATTCAAATCAAAAAAGCAAAACAACATGGCATATAACCAACAGTGAAAGATATCGCCAAAACAGT TGGTTGAACCATGCTAAAACATGTGGCCAACCATCTCCCTCAATGTTCCTGGAACCAGTGACGAAAACAGAACTCATCAAAATAATCCAGAAATTTAAACCTAAAAGTCTGCG GTGGACAACATTTCTGGAGAAACACAATATTCTGATTCCAACACAACATGGTTTCCAAAATGAGAAATCTACAGAAACCAGCATATCAAGCCTCACAGAATCCGTTATAGATTCATTAGACAAAAGAAACTCTGCGCCTGCTATGTTTCTGGATTTGTCTAAAGCGATTGACATAATCATCTGCACTTCACTTATTGAAAAACTAGAAAGCTACTGTATTCGTTGA